A region of Nitrospirota bacterium DNA encodes the following proteins:
- a CDS encoding Ig-like domain repeat protein: MINVLKSMNEKNNKQKKYFPANLQCRRLSNYLVLILLLFVPSAYAATSAGNISFSTNGQSMWGPAGADIDTTFTVFQLPLNAGGSRSSSRGYGGFDFGYDVSASTNGSIGMDFSLAGTGQVDVNYGGAVTIGYPDARQFQKGSAVTITTALSENSRHIRTSSANIVKDLSMRADLDLEANMGLTIFGHDINFLDLHFDTAWIDPNLGFSLLRIDPLNLKVDLLKIPGLSLDIPGLSPALPAGNIAIENGPVRSGCGQRMISGSISAPAVDIDMDFTAGAGVLTAAVENKFVDLTLDLDAIVTKVVDKKLPSDSPHKGAVPCYVHGEASVSVAGYHYNPSYDTLDMKLDLDISERREFTFDPAVWITLNFSSPVDYCVTNAGQPVPALTDPCWKTAQSIATFEVGRSIHVMYPGDPSPDSVTVAPSFSLSNTFRNKTLFRFQEPLNVKAMRVDLDVGRIVVIPEVCFPEVCVPAVTIPGECIPLIGCSPDIEITPAYCTPAYCTPEVAFPGFGQIGPLYSTNIATSVQNQVLTAFDETWALGGFQPSHVNGNLFTMLPKLSQTIIVTTHPPDSAVYNSSFTVTATGGGSGLPVVISGSEGCSGTGNNTATITMTSGTAACVVRYNQAGNFDYNPAPEVIDTVTALKATTVTSLDATVDFSSVPPSVTSTAIVTSSAGIPPGTVTFMVGGSNLAGCVSVPMVSGVATCSATTLPPGIYDITAGYSGNADYLAGTSDTVRVITQGKMSRHSHYLSPEGWILRAYTKADAPNEVYLEVMDMDNNVVDPSGMAGMTDNPMLIASDAVDPEVSLGLDKASRTARVVYTAAGGRQMVSVARIMGATARIDVTPNPVLFGNVLPGSVKNKTITVTNVGVKPLHITSLGTTVDPFRTVGGTCAVGAPVAVGGSCTTVVMFIPIVAKAYDGSFLISSDGGNVNVRLIGTVIHGVQ, from the coding sequence ATGATCAATGTCTTAAAATCGATGAACGAGAAAAACAACAAACAAAAAAAATATTTTCCGGCAAATCTTCAGTGCCGGCGACTGTCTAACTATCTTGTTTTGATATTGTTGCTGTTTGTTCCCTCGGCCTATGCAGCCACAAGCGCAGGAAATATATCCTTCTCGACAAATGGACAGAGCATGTGGGGGCCGGCAGGGGCCGATATAGATACTACCTTTACCGTGTTTCAGTTGCCGCTTAATGCCGGCGGCTCCAGATCGAGTTCAAGGGGGTATGGGGGATTCGATTTCGGTTATGACGTATCCGCCTCTACGAATGGCAGCATTGGCATGGACTTTAGCCTGGCAGGTACCGGTCAGGTGGATGTTAACTATGGAGGCGCGGTTACGATAGGTTATCCCGATGCACGCCAATTTCAGAAGGGGTCTGCGGTCACAATCACTACAGCACTCTCTGAAAACAGCAGGCACATAAGGACCAGTTCCGCCAATATTGTGAAAGACCTTTCTATGAGGGCTGATCTTGACCTTGAGGCAAATATGGGGCTGACGATCTTTGGGCACGACATCAATTTCCTTGATCTGCATTTTGACACTGCATGGATCGATCCGAATTTAGGGTTTAGCCTTTTGAGAATCGACCCACTCAATCTAAAAGTGGATTTATTGAAAATACCGGGGCTTTCGCTGGACATACCAGGGCTTTCGCCGGCATTGCCGGCCGGCAACATCGCCATCGAGAACGGGCCGGTTAGAAGCGGGTGTGGCCAGCGTATGATCAGCGGGAGTATCTCGGCTCCCGCCGTTGATATCGACATGGACTTTACAGCCGGCGCCGGAGTGCTTACTGCTGCAGTCGAGAACAAATTTGTTGATCTCACCCTTGATCTCGACGCAATCGTGACCAAAGTGGTGGATAAAAAGCTGCCCTCAGATAGCCCCCATAAGGGCGCGGTGCCGTGCTATGTCCATGGGGAGGCCTCGGTATCTGTGGCCGGATATCATTACAATCCCTCATATGATACTCTGGATATGAAGCTCGATCTTGATATATCAGAGAGACGGGAGTTTACCTTTGACCCTGCTGTATGGATCACGCTGAACTTCAGCAGCCCTGTTGACTACTGTGTGACGAATGCCGGCCAGCCAGTGCCGGCATTGACAGACCCCTGCTGGAAGACTGCACAATCTATCGCAACCTTCGAAGTGGGCCGTTCCATACATGTTATGTATCCTGGAGACCCTTCTCCCGATTCCGTTACAGTCGCGCCGAGCTTTTCGCTCTCAAATACGTTTCGGAACAAGACCCTTTTCCGTTTTCAGGAACCCCTGAACGTAAAGGCGATGAGGGTCGATCTCGATGTTGGAAGGATCGTGGTCATCCCGGAAGTCTGTTTTCCTGAAGTCTGTGTCCCTGCAGTCACCATTCCAGGTGAATGCATTCCGCTTATAGGTTGCTCGCCGGATATAGAGATTACGCCTGCATATTGCACGCCTGCGTATTGCACTCCGGAGGTGGCTTTTCCTGGTTTCGGTCAAATCGGGCCGCTTTATTCAACGAATATTGCCACGTCTGTTCAGAACCAGGTTCTGACGGCCTTTGACGAGACCTGGGCTCTGGGAGGGTTCCAGCCTTCCCATGTTAATGGAAACCTCTTCACGATGCTGCCGAAGCTGAGCCAGACGATTATTGTTACGACTCATCCGCCTGACAGTGCGGTATATAACAGCAGTTTTACGGTGACGGCGACGGGCGGAGGTTCAGGGCTGCCTGTTGTTATCAGTGGTAGTGAAGGATGCAGCGGCACGGGCAATAACACCGCAACTATTACAATGACCAGCGGAACAGCGGCCTGCGTAGTGCGTTACAATCAGGCGGGGAATTTTGATTATAATCCAGCACCTGAGGTGATTGATACAGTCACCGCGCTGAAGGCGACTACCGTGACGTCTCTTGATGCGACAGTCGATTTTTCTTCTGTGCCCCCCTCCGTAACCTCCACCGCCATTGTGACCAGCAGCGCAGGCATACCCCCTGGGACTGTGACATTTATGGTAGGCGGAAGCAATCTGGCCGGGTGCGTATCAGTGCCGATGGTGTCAGGAGTTGCTACATGTTCGGCCACAACGCTTCCTCCGGGGATATATGACATTACGGCCGGGTATAGCGGAAACGCTGACTATTTGGCCGGCACATCGGATACAGTGCGTGTGATTACGCAAGGCAAGATGTCAAGACACAGTCACTACCTCTCACCTGAGGGCTGGATATTGAGGGCTTATACAAAGGCGGATGCGCCTAATGAGGTCTACCTTGAGGTGATGGACATGGACAACAATGTAGTAGACCCATCGGGGATGGCAGGTATGACAGACAACCCTATGCTGATAGCCTCTGATGCAGTGGATCCAGAGGTATCTCTTGGGCTGGACAAGGCGAGCAGGACGGCGCGTGTGGTCTATACCGCAGCAGGAGGCAGGCAGATGGTGTCGGTGGCCAGGATAATGGGAGCGACGGCCCGGATAGATGTGACACCGAACCCTGTGCTTTTTGGCAATGTGCTGCCAGGGAGTGTGAAGAATAAGACGATAACAGTTACGAATGTCGGAGTGAAGCCCTTGCATATAACATCACTGGGGACAACAGTGGACCCGTTCAGGACAGTGGGGGGGACATGTGCAGTGGGAGCGCCTGTGGCAGTGGGCGGCAGCTGCACCACAGTGGTGATGTTTATCCCGATAGTAGCCAAGGCATATGACGGCAGCTTTTTGATCAGCTCGGACGGCGGGAATGTGAATGTGCGATTAATCGGGACAGTGATTCATGGGGTGCAATAA
- a CDS encoding phage tail protein has protein sequence MADPFVAEIRIFPFNFAPKGWAWCDGQLMPLSQNTALFSLLGTTYGGDGKSNFALPDLQGRAPMHPGQGPGLSLHDLGETGGTETVSLLESEIPSHAHALMAQNSSLGTTASAGGNSYARPASGSLYDGTSLSNVAMSDSAITPAGGDQPHNNMMPYLTFYFCIALQGVYPPRT, from the coding sequence ATGGCTGATCCATTTGTAGCTGAAATAAGGATATTCCCGTTTAACTTTGCACCGAAAGGCTGGGCCTGGTGCGATGGCCAGCTTATGCCTTTATCGCAGAACACAGCACTGTTCTCGCTCCTTGGCACCACCTATGGCGGCGACGGTAAATCAAACTTTGCCCTTCCTGATCTTCAGGGGCGCGCACCGATGCACCCCGGGCAGGGGCCTGGCCTTTCTCTTCATGATCTGGGCGAGACCGGGGGAACGGAGACCGTATCGCTCCTTGAGTCCGAGATCCCTTCTCACGCTCATGCGCTTATGGCTCAAAACAGTTCGCTCGGGACGACGGCCTCAGCCGGCGGCAATTCGTACGCCCGGCCTGCCAGCGGCAGTCTTTATGACGGTACCAGCCTCTCTAATGTGGCCATGTCAGACAGTGCTATTACCCCTGCGGGTGGCGATCAGCCTCACAACAACATGATGCCATATCTTACTTTTTACTTTTGCATCGCTCTTCAGGGCGTTTATCCGCCGAGGACGTAA
- a CDS encoding phage tail protein — translation MAQPYVGEIRMFGGNFAPAGWMFCEGQLLPISENETLFQLIGTTYGGDGQSTFALPDLRGRLPVHQGNGFVLAETGGTEEITLTVNQMPAHSHALLASNDIPVSSNPANNVTGQAAAKLYRVGNPTIPLNAASISAVGGSQPHTNFQPYLCVDFIISLFGIFPSPT, via the coding sequence ATGGCACAACCCTATGTAGGAGAGATCAGGATGTTTGGAGGAAATTTTGCGCCGGCAGGATGGATGTTCTGCGAGGGGCAGCTTCTGCCGATATCCGAAAATGAGACACTGTTTCAGCTGATCGGCACGACGTACGGCGGCGATGGTCAGTCAACGTTTGCCCTGCCCGACCTGCGCGGCAGACTCCCCGTCCATCAGGGCAATGGATTTGTCCTTGCCGAGACAGGAGGGACGGAGGAGATCACGCTTACGGTCAACCAGATGCCGGCGCATTCTCATGCCCTGCTTGCATCGAATGATATCCCTGTCTCGAGTAATCCGGCGAATAATGTCACTGGTCAGGCAGCTGCAAAATTGTATCGTGTCGGCAATCCCACCATACCGCTCAATGCAGCATCAATATCCGCGGTTGGAGGTTCTCAGCCGCATACCAATTTCCAGCCGTATCTTTGTGTTGATTTTATTATTTCATTGTTCGGGATATTCCCGAGCCCCACGTAA
- a CDS encoding phage tail protein, with protein sequence MAEPFLSEIRIMSFVFAPKGWALCNGQLLPINQNQALFSLLGTTFGGDGRVNFALPDLRSRTPIHVGSGHTLGERGGEQAHTLSISEIPTHAHTLNGSNTPAEVSAPAGNELAVRANAYTAPQNLVAMSPASIGNVGGSQAHLNMQPFLTLSFCIALQGIFPSPN encoded by the coding sequence ATGGCTGAACCTTTTCTTAGTGAGATCAGGATAATGTCATTCGTTTTTGCACCCAAGGGCTGGGCGCTCTGCAACGGACAGCTTCTGCCTATTAACCAGAACCAGGCGCTCTTTTCCCTGCTTGGCACGACCTTTGGAGGCGACGGCAGGGTGAACTTTGCCCTCCCTGATCTGCGGAGCAGGACCCCGATTCATGTCGGCAGCGGCCATACGCTTGGAGAAAGAGGCGGAGAGCAGGCACATACGCTTTCGATCAGCGAAATCCCGACACATGCGCATACGTTAAACGGTTCAAATACGCCGGCCGAAGTCAGTGCTCCGGCAGGAAATGAGCTTGCTGTCAGGGCCAATGCGTACACAGCTCCCCAAAATCTGGTAGCGATGTCTCCGGCATCGATCGGCAATGTCGGCGGATCACAGGCGCATCTCAATATGCAGCCTTTTCTTACGCTTTCATTTTGTATTGCACTGCAGGGGATCTTCCCCTCGCCTAACTGA